One window of Agromyces rhizosphaerae genomic DNA carries:
- the uvrB gene encoding excinuclease ABC subunit UvrB: MQSTRSVRPFEVVSEYRPSGDQPTAIAELAGRVNAGETDVVLLGATGTGKSATTAWLIEAVQRPTLVLAHNKTLAAQLANEFRELLPNNAVEYFVSYYDYYQPEAYVPQTDTFIEKDSSINAEVERLRHSTTNSLLSRRDVVVVSTVSCIYGLGTPEEYLAAMMPLQVGQRLDRDWLIRKFVSMQYQRNDVEFSRGTFRVRGDTIEIIPVYEELAIRIEMFGDEIEALYHLHPLTGEVVAQLDAVPVFPGSHYVASTEVMDRAVGTIRTELEERLAELERQGKLLEAQRLRMRTTFDLEMMEQIGFCSGIENYSRHIDGRDAGEPPHCLLDYFPDDFLVVIDESHVTVPQIGAMYEGDSSRKRTLVEHGFRLPSALDNRPLTWDEFSERVGQTVYLSATPGRYEMGVADGVVEQIIRPTGLIDPEIVVKPSKGQIDDLLEEIRARAERDERVLVTTLTKRMAEDLTDFLTEAGVRVRYLHSDVDTLRRVELLTELRAGVYDVLVGINLLREGLDLPEVSLVSILDADKEGFLRSSTSLIQTIGRAARNVSGQVHMYADVLTDSMRLAIDETNRRREKQVEYNRANGVDPQPLRKRIADITAVLAREEADTAALLAGREGGKKSPVPNLKREGIAAAGGNDLEELIADLNGQMLEAAAELKFELAARLRDEVAELKRELRQMEKAGHLT, from the coding sequence ATGCAGTCGACCCGTTCCGTGCGCCCGTTCGAGGTGGTCAGCGAGTACCGCCCGAGCGGCGACCAGCCGACCGCGATCGCCGAGCTCGCGGGGCGGGTGAACGCCGGCGAGACCGACGTCGTGCTGCTCGGCGCCACCGGCACCGGCAAGTCCGCGACCACCGCGTGGCTCATCGAGGCGGTGCAGCGGCCGACGCTCGTGCTCGCCCACAACAAGACCCTCGCCGCGCAGCTCGCGAACGAGTTCCGCGAGCTGCTGCCGAACAACGCGGTCGAGTACTTCGTCTCGTACTACGACTACTACCAGCCCGAGGCCTACGTGCCGCAGACGGACACCTTCATCGAGAAGGACTCGTCGATCAACGCCGAGGTCGAGCGGTTGCGGCACTCGACGACGAACTCGCTGCTGAGCCGGCGCGACGTGGTCGTCGTCTCGACGGTCTCCTGCATCTACGGCCTGGGCACGCCCGAGGAGTACCTCGCGGCCATGATGCCCCTGCAGGTCGGCCAGCGGCTCGACCGCGACTGGCTGATCCGCAAGTTCGTCTCGATGCAGTACCAGCGCAACGACGTCGAGTTCTCGCGCGGCACGTTCCGCGTGCGCGGCGACACCATCGAGATCATCCCGGTGTACGAGGAGCTCGCGATCCGCATCGAGATGTTCGGCGACGAGATCGAGGCGCTCTACCACCTGCATCCGCTCACCGGCGAGGTGGTGGCCCAGCTCGACGCCGTGCCCGTGTTCCCGGGCTCGCACTACGTGGCGAGCACCGAGGTCATGGACCGCGCGGTGGGCACGATCCGCACCGAGCTCGAGGAGCGGCTCGCCGAACTCGAGCGCCAGGGCAAGCTGCTCGAGGCGCAGCGGCTGCGCATGCGCACCACCTTCGACCTCGAGATGATGGAGCAGATCGGCTTCTGCTCGGGCATCGAGAACTACTCGCGCCACATCGACGGCCGCGACGCGGGGGAGCCGCCGCACTGCCTGCTCGACTACTTCCCCGACGACTTCCTCGTCGTCATCGATGAGTCGCACGTGACCGTGCCGCAGATCGGCGCGATGTACGAGGGCGACTCGTCGCGCAAGCGCACGCTCGTCGAGCACGGGTTCCGCCTGCCGAGCGCGCTCGACAACCGGCCGCTGACCTGGGACGAGTTCTCCGAGCGCGTCGGCCAGACGGTCTACCTGTCGGCGACGCCGGGCCGGTACGAGATGGGCGTGGCCGACGGCGTGGTCGAGCAGATCATCCGCCCGACGGGCCTCATCGACCCCGAGATCGTGGTGAAGCCGAGCAAGGGCCAGATCGACGACCTGCTCGAGGAGATCCGCGCGCGGGCGGAGCGCGACGAGCGCGTGCTCGTGACCACGCTCACCAAGCGCATGGCGGAGGACCTGACCGACTTCCTCACCGAGGCGGGCGTGCGGGTGCGCTACCTGCACTCCGACGTCGACACGCTGCGCCGCGTGGAACTGCTGACGGAGCTGCGCGCGGGCGTGTACGACGTGCTCGTGGGCATCAACCTGCTGCGCGAGGGCCTCGACCTGCCCGAGGTGTCGCTCGTGTCGATCCTCGACGCCGACAAGGAGGGGTTCCTGCGCTCCTCCACCTCGCTCATCCAGACCATCGGCCGCGCCGCCCGCAACGTGTCGGGCCAGGTGCACATGTACGCCGACGTGCTGACCGACTCGATGCGGCTGGCGATCGACGAGACGAACCGCCGGCGCGAGAAGCAGGTCGAGTACAACCGCGCGAACGGCGTCGACCCGCAGCCGCTGCGCAAGCGCATCGCCGACATCACGGCCGTGCTCGCGCGGGAGGAGGCCGACACGGCAGCGCTGCTGGCGGGCCGCGAGGGCGGCAAGAAGTCGCCCGTGCCGAACCTGAAGCGCGAGGGCATCGCGGCAGCGGGCGGCAACGACCTCGAGGAGCTCATCGCCGACCTGAACGGTCAGATGCTCGAGGCTGCGGCGGAACTGAAGTTCGAGCTGGCGGCGCGCCTGCGCGACGAGGTCGCCGAGCTCAAGCGCGAGCTGCGGCAGATGGAGAAGGCGGGGCACCTGACCTGA
- the uvrA gene encoding excinuclease ABC subunit UvrA: MAISHLDTRARLSVRGARVHNLRNVDVELPRDSLVVFTGLSGSGKSSLAFDTIFAEGQRRYVESLSAYARQFLGQVDRPDVDFIEGLSPAVSIDQKSTNRNPRSTVGTITEIYDYMRLLWARIGVPHCPVCGERIQRQTVQQIADRLMELEERTRYQVLSPVVSQKKGEFVDLFADLAAQGYSRALVDGEMVQLTDPPKLKKQVKHDISVVVDRLVAGPDILGRLTDSLETALRLTDGLVRINFVDREGDDAWQTFSEKLSCPNQHPIQLTEIEPRTFSFNAPFGACPECTGLGTRMSVDDQLLLGDPELSIAGGVILPWTSQGKSLYNYYEKLLDGLARDLDFSLDTPWNELPDEVQDAVLHGDNFEVKVRWRNRYGRELSYTSGFEGVVPYIERQYLQAETDVQRARWAEYLREVPCPVCDGKRLKPEVLSVLIHDHSIADVGLLSLDDAREFMDRLELTEREQAIAAQVLREIKLRLDFLIRVGLSYLDLARAAGTLSGGEAQRIRLATQIGSGLTGVLYVLDEPSIGLHQRDNRRLIETLVALRDLGNTLIVVEHDEDTIRTADWIVDIGPGAGVGGGQVVHSGSYRDLVQNRRSVTGDYLAGRRSIALPEARRPVDHDREITVRGAAANNLRGVDVTFPLGVFTAVTGVSGSGKSSLVNDILYRVLANRLNGARKVPGRHLRVEGLDNLDKVVHVDQAPIGRTPRSNPATYTGVFDRIRTLFAETTEAKARGYLPGRFSFNVKGGRCEACSGDGTIKIEMNFLPDVYVACEVCGGARYNRETLQVHYKGKHIAEVLEMPISEAAEFFEPISAIHRYLKTLVDVGLGYVQLGQSATTLSGGEAQRVKLATELQRRSNGRTVYVLDEPTTGLHFEDVQKLLRVLGKLVDKGNTVIVIEHNLDVIKSADWVIDLGPEGGSGGGTIVATGTPEEVAAVKESHTGRFLAEILEVGPSARVEAAS; this comes from the coding sequence GTGGCAATCTCCCATCTCGATACCCGCGCGCGCCTGAGCGTGCGCGGCGCCCGCGTGCACAACCTCCGGAACGTCGACGTCGAGCTCCCGCGCGATTCGCTGGTCGTGTTCACGGGGCTCTCGGGGTCCGGCAAGTCCTCGCTCGCGTTCGACACGATCTTCGCCGAGGGGCAGCGCCGCTACGTCGAGTCGCTCTCGGCGTACGCGCGCCAGTTCCTCGGCCAGGTCGACCGTCCCGACGTCGACTTCATCGAGGGGCTGAGCCCCGCGGTGTCGATCGACCAGAAGTCGACGAACCGCAACCCGCGCTCGACGGTCGGCACGATCACCGAGATCTACGACTACATGCGCCTGCTCTGGGCGCGCATCGGCGTGCCGCACTGCCCGGTGTGCGGCGAGCGCATCCAGCGGCAGACCGTGCAGCAGATCGCCGACCGGCTCATGGAGCTCGAGGAGCGCACGCGCTACCAGGTGCTCAGCCCGGTGGTGAGCCAGAAGAAGGGCGAGTTCGTCGACCTGTTCGCCGACCTCGCCGCGCAGGGGTACTCGCGCGCGCTGGTCGACGGCGAGATGGTGCAGCTCACCGACCCGCCGAAGCTGAAGAAGCAGGTCAAGCACGACATCTCGGTGGTCGTCGACCGCCTCGTCGCCGGCCCCGACATCCTCGGGCGGCTCACCGACTCGCTCGAGACCGCGCTGCGCCTCACCGACGGCCTCGTGCGCATCAACTTCGTCGACCGCGAGGGCGACGACGCATGGCAGACCTTCTCCGAGAAGCTGTCGTGCCCCAACCAGCATCCGATCCAGCTGACCGAGATCGAGCCGCGCACGTTCTCGTTCAATGCCCCGTTCGGCGCCTGCCCCGAGTGCACGGGCCTCGGCACGCGGATGTCGGTCGACGACCAGCTGCTGCTCGGCGACCCCGAGCTGAGCATCGCGGGCGGCGTCATCCTGCCGTGGACCAGCCAGGGCAAGAGCCTCTACAACTACTACGAGAAGCTGCTCGACGGCCTCGCCCGCGACCTCGACTTCTCGCTCGACACGCCCTGGAACGAGCTGCCCGACGAAGTGCAGGACGCGGTGCTGCACGGCGACAACTTCGAGGTGAAGGTGCGCTGGCGCAACCGCTACGGGCGCGAGCTGTCCTACACCTCGGGCTTCGAGGGCGTGGTGCCCTATATCGAGCGGCAGTACCTGCAGGCCGAGACCGACGTGCAGCGCGCCCGCTGGGCCGAGTACCTGCGCGAGGTGCCGTGCCCGGTCTGCGACGGCAAGCGGCTGAAGCCCGAGGTGCTCTCGGTGCTCATCCACGACCACTCCATCGCCGACGTGGGCCTGCTGAGCCTCGACGACGCGCGCGAGTTCATGGACCGGCTCGAGCTGACCGAGCGCGAGCAGGCCATCGCGGCGCAGGTGCTCCGCGAGATCAAGCTGCGGCTCGACTTCCTCATCCGGGTCGGGCTCAGCTACCTCGACCTCGCCCGGGCCGCGGGCACCCTGTCGGGCGGCGAGGCGCAGCGCATCCGCCTGGCCACCCAGATCGGCTCGGGCCTCACGGGCGTGCTCTACGTGCTCGACGAGCCCAGCATCGGCCTGCACCAGCGCGACAACCGGCGCCTGATCGAGACGCTCGTCGCACTGCGCGACCTCGGCAACACCCTCATCGTGGTGGAGCACGACGAGGACACGATCCGCACCGCCGACTGGATCGTCGACATCGGGCCCGGTGCCGGCGTCGGCGGTGGGCAGGTCGTGCACTCGGGCAGCTACCGCGACCTCGTCCAGAACCGGCGCTCGGTGACGGGCGACTACCTCGCGGGCCGCCGCAGCATCGCGCTGCCCGAGGCGCGCCGACCGGTCGACCACGACCGCGAGATCACGGTGCGCGGCGCGGCCGCGAACAACCTGCGCGGCGTCGACGTCACGTTCCCGCTCGGCGTGTTCACGGCGGTCACGGGCGTGAGCGGCTCGGGCAAGTCGTCGCTCGTGAACGACATCCTCTACCGCGTGCTCGCGAACCGGCTGAACGGGGCCCGCAAGGTGCCCGGCCGGCACCTGCGCGTCGAGGGGCTCGACAACCTCGACAAGGTCGTGCACGTCGACCAGGCGCCCATCGGGCGCACGCCCCGGTCGAACCCCGCGACCTACACGGGCGTCTTCGACCGCATCCGCACCCTCTTCGCCGAGACCACGGAGGCCAAGGCGCGCGGCTACCTGCCGGGACGGTTCAGCTTCAACGTCAAGGGCGGGCGCTGCGAGGCGTGCTCGGGCGACGGCACGATCAAGATCGAGATGAACTTCCTGCCCGACGTGTACGTCGCGTGCGAGGTCTGCGGGGGAGCGCGGTACAACCGCGAGACACTGCAGGTGCACTACAAGGGCAAGCACATCGCCGAGGTGCTCGAGATGCCCATCAGCGAGGCGGCCGAGTTCTTCGAGCCGATCTCGGCGATCCACCGCTACCTCAAGACGCTCGTCGACGTCGGCCTCGGCTACGTGCAGCTCGGCCAGAGCGCGACGACCCTCTCGGGCGGCGAGGCGCAGCGCGTCAAGCTCGCGACCGAGCTCCAGCGCCGCTCGAACGGCCGCACCGTGTACGTGCTCGACGAGCCCACGACCGGGCTGCACTTCGAGGACGTGCAGAAGCTGCTGCGCGTGCTCGGCAAGCTCGTCGACAAGGGCAACACGGTCATCGTCATCGAGCACAACCTCGACGTCATCAAGTCGGCCGACTGGGTGATCGACCTGGGCCCCGAGGGCGGCTCCGGCGGCGGCACGATCGTCGCCACGGGCACGCCCGAGGAGGTCGCGGCGGTGAAGGAGAGCCACACCGGGCGGTTCCTCGCCGAGATCCTCGAGGTCGGCCCGTCCGCGCGCGTCGAGGCGGCAAGCTGA
- the uvrC gene encoding excinuclease ABC subunit UvrC: MRDTVPYRPKAGEIPTRPGVYRFRDESGRVLYVGKAKNLRSRLSNYFVPLRSLHERTRRMVLTAASVEWTVVGGDVDALQLEYTWIKEFDPPFNVKYRDDKSYPYIAVTLADEAPRAIVTRRANIPGAKYFGPYPKVWAAQETLDLLRTIFPTRACKDSDYKRAMATGKPCFLGQIGRCFGPCSGTVGIAEHRHHVDEFVAFMQNQDSRIIDELERQMREAAAAQDYEQAARRRDQLAAARSFFEKTAVVLRDSVDVDLFGIEHDELSAAVQLFRVRKGRIRAVRAWTVDKELDVGLGDLVDSVLQNVYGGVESPPAEVVVPELPDDAEALQSWLESIAGRRVRLKVAQRGDKAALLETARQNAAHALMLAKTRRSADFTARSQALEDIQEALDMADAPLRMECFDVSHLSGTNIVASMVVFEDGLPRKDEYRRFTIPEYADDTEALHQVLTRRLAYLRGDGPGEDGANGTDAPEGEVPAGDGVPADDPATTGRRKKFAYRPNLLIVDGGEPQVAAAARALEESGVRGIRVCGIAKRLEEIWTPESPFPVVLPRNSEALFMLQRIRDEAHRFAITHQRQRRKRDIGSVLAEVPGLGPARVKELLRHFGSVTRLRSASVDEIAEVKGVGPATAEAVHRHLHPEPAGR; the protein is encoded by the coding sequence ATGCGCGACACCGTCCCGTACCGGCCGAAGGCGGGGGAGATCCCGACCCGGCCGGGCGTGTACCGGTTCCGCGACGAGAGCGGGCGGGTGCTCTACGTCGGCAAGGCGAAGAACCTCCGGTCGCGGCTGTCGAACTACTTCGTGCCGCTGCGCAGCCTGCACGAGCGCACGCGGCGCATGGTGCTCACCGCGGCGTCCGTCGAGTGGACCGTCGTCGGCGGCGACGTCGACGCGCTCCAGCTCGAGTACACCTGGATCAAGGAGTTCGACCCGCCGTTCAACGTCAAGTACCGCGACGACAAGTCCTACCCGTACATCGCGGTCACCCTCGCCGACGAGGCGCCGCGGGCCATCGTCACGCGCCGGGCGAACATCCCGGGCGCGAAGTACTTCGGCCCGTACCCGAAGGTCTGGGCGGCGCAGGAGACCCTCGACCTGCTGCGCACGATCTTCCCGACGCGCGCCTGCAAGGACTCCGACTACAAGCGCGCCATGGCCACGGGCAAGCCGTGCTTCCTCGGCCAGATCGGGCGCTGCTTCGGCCCGTGCTCGGGCACCGTGGGCATCGCCGAGCACCGGCACCACGTCGACGAGTTCGTCGCGTTCATGCAGAACCAGGACAGCCGCATCATCGACGAGCTCGAGCGGCAGATGCGCGAGGCGGCGGCCGCGCAGGACTACGAGCAGGCGGCTCGCCGGCGCGACCAGCTGGCGGCCGCGCGGTCGTTCTTCGAGAAGACCGCGGTGGTGCTGCGCGACTCCGTCGACGTCGACCTGTTCGGCATCGAGCACGACGAGCTGTCGGCGGCGGTGCAGCTGTTCCGCGTGCGCAAGGGTCGCATCCGGGCGGTGCGCGCATGGACGGTCGACAAGGAGCTCGACGTCGGGCTCGGCGATCTCGTCGACTCCGTGCTCCAGAATGTCTACGGCGGGGTCGAGTCGCCGCCGGCCGAGGTCGTCGTGCCCGAGCTGCCCGACGACGCCGAGGCGCTGCAGTCCTGGCTGGAGTCGATCGCCGGGCGCCGCGTGCGGCTGAAGGTGGCGCAGCGCGGCGACAAGGCGGCCCTGCTCGAGACCGCCCGCCAGAACGCCGCGCACGCGCTCATGCTGGCGAAGACCCGCCGCAGCGCCGACTTCACCGCCCGGTCGCAGGCCCTGGAGGACATCCAGGAGGCACTCGACATGGCGGATGCCCCGCTGCGCATGGAGTGCTTCGACGTCTCGCACCTGTCGGGCACGAACATCGTCGCCTCGATGGTCGTGTTCGAGGACGGCCTGCCGCGCAAGGACGAGTACCGGCGCTTCACGATCCCCGAGTACGCCGACGACACCGAGGCGCTGCACCAGGTGCTGACCCGGCGCCTCGCGTACCTGCGCGGCGACGGGCCGGGGGAGGACGGGGCGAACGGCACGGATGCCCCCGAGGGCGAGGTGCCCGCAGGCGACGGCGTCCCTGCCGACGACCCCGCCACGACCGGCCGGAGGAAGAAGTTCGCCTACCGGCCGAACCTGCTCATCGTCGACGGGGGCGAGCCGCAGGTCGCGGCAGCCGCCCGCGCGCTCGAGGAGAGCGGTGTTCGTGGCATCCGGGTCTGCGGCATCGCCAAGCGTCTCGAGGAGATCTGGACGCCCGAGTCGCCGTTCCCGGTGGTGCTCCCGCGCAACAGCGAGGCGCTGTTCATGTTGCAGCGCATCCGCGACGAGGCGCACCGGTTCGCGATCACCCACCAGCGCCAGCGCCGGAAGCGCGACATCGGCTCCGTGCTCGCCGAGGTGCCCGGCCTCGGCCCCGCGCGCGTGAAGGAGCTGCTCCGGCACTTCGGGTCGGTGACCCGCCTGCGTTCGGCGAGCGTGGACGAGATCGCCGAGGTGAAGGGCGTCGGCCCGGCGACCGCGGAGGCCGTCCATCGTCACCTGCACCCCGAGCCCGCCGGTCGGTAG
- the rapZ gene encoding RNase adapter RapZ, protein MSDERVRQEMLIVTGMSGAGRSTVANSLEDLGWYVVDNLPPQMLRPLVELVERAGATLPRIAAVVDIRGGDFFSELQEIVMALRTGLNLRVIFLDATDAALVRRFESVRRPHPLQGDGTILDGITAERSRVAELKASSDVIIDTSELNVHQLASTIRDAFAAADAAELSVTVMSFGFKYGLPPDADLVADARFLPNPFWNPDLRALTGESDAVARYVLEQEGAGEFLDGYARVLGTVFDGYQRENKRHATVAIGCTGGKHRSVAIAEAMATRLRGVPGLAVSIRHRDLGRE, encoded by the coding sequence ATGAGCGACGAACGGGTGCGCCAGGAGATGCTCATCGTCACCGGCATGTCCGGAGCCGGCCGTTCCACCGTCGCGAACTCGCTGGAGGACCTCGGCTGGTACGTCGTCGACAACCTGCCCCCGCAGATGCTCCGCCCGCTCGTCGAGCTCGTCGAGCGCGCGGGCGCGACGCTGCCGCGCATCGCCGCGGTCGTCGACATCCGCGGCGGCGACTTCTTCTCGGAGCTGCAGGAGATCGTCATGGCCCTGCGCACGGGCCTCAACCTGCGCGTGATCTTCCTCGACGCGACGGATGCCGCGCTGGTGCGGCGATTCGAGTCGGTGCGCCGCCCGCATCCGCTGCAGGGCGACGGCACGATCCTCGACGGCATCACGGCCGAGCGGTCGCGCGTGGCCGAGCTCAAGGCGTCGAGCGACGTCATCATCGACACCAGCGAGCTGAACGTGCACCAGCTCGCGTCGACGATCCGCGACGCGTTCGCGGCCGCCGACGCGGCCGAGCTGAGCGTGACGGTCATGAGCTTCGGGTTCAAGTACGGCCTGCCGCCCGACGCCGACCTGGTGGCCGACGCGCGGTTCCTGCCGAACCCGTTCTGGAACCCCGACCTGCGCGCGCTGACGGGCGAGTCCGACGCCGTGGCACGCTACGTGCTCGAGCAGGAGGGTGCCGGCGAGTTCCTCGACGGGTACGCTCGTGTCCTCGGCACCGTGTTCGACGGGTACCAGCGCGAGAACAAGCGTCACGCGACCGTGGCGATCGGATGCACCGGCGGGAAGCACCGCTCGGTGGCGATCGCCGAGGCGATGGCGACGCGGCTGCGGGGGGTGCCCGGGCTCGCGGTGAGCATCAGGCACCGCGACCTCGGCCGCGAATAG
- the whiA gene encoding DNA-binding protein WhiA — translation MALTADVKDELARFEVSRTSVRAAELASLLRFAGGLHVISNRIAVEAEVDSVAIARRAARDLAELYGVRADVSVTSSGATRRGDQYLVRVLEGGETLARQTGLLDARRRPVRGLPNRLTTGSREEVAGVWRGAFLARGSLTDPGRSAALEITCPGNESAMALVGAAGRLSIPAKAREVRGVHRVVIRDGEAIGAMLSEMGAAGTVRNWEELRQRREVRATANRLVNFDDANLRRSAQAAVAACARVERALELLGDDVPEHLGYAGRLRLAHRDASLDELGHHADPPMTKDAVAGRIRRLLAMADKKAADLGVPDTEASLPPDLDV, via the coding sequence TTGGCGCTGACAGCCGACGTCAAGGACGAGCTTGCCCGGTTCGAGGTGAGTCGCACGAGCGTGCGGGCCGCCGAGCTGGCCTCGCTGCTGCGATTCGCGGGCGGACTGCACGTGATCTCGAACCGCATCGCGGTGGAGGCCGAGGTCGACTCGGTCGCGATCGCCCGGCGGGCGGCGCGTGACCTCGCGGAGCTCTACGGCGTGCGGGCCGACGTCTCGGTGACCTCATCGGGTGCGACCCGGCGCGGCGACCAGTACCTCGTGCGGGTGCTCGAGGGCGGCGAGACGCTGGCGCGCCAGACGGGACTGCTCGACGCGCGGCGCCGGCCGGTGCGAGGCCTGCCGAACCGGCTGACGACGGGCTCGCGCGAGGAGGTCGCCGGCGTCTGGCGCGGCGCGTTCCTCGCGCGGGGCAGCCTGACCGACCCCGGGCGATCGGCGGCACTCGAGATCACGTGCCCGGGCAACGAGTCGGCCATGGCGCTGGTCGGTGCCGCGGGCCGGCTCTCGATCCCGGCGAAGGCGCGCGAGGTGCGCGGCGTGCACCGGGTGGTCATCCGCGACGGGGAGGCCATCGGCGCGATGCTCTCCGAGATGGGCGCGGCCGGCACGGTGCGCAACTGGGAGGAGCTGCGGCAGCGCCGCGAGGTGCGCGCGACGGCGAACCGCCTGGTGAACTTCGACGACGCGAACCTCCGTCGGTCGGCGCAGGCGGCGGTGGCCGCGTGCGCGCGCGTCGAGCGGGCGCTCGAACTGCTCGGCGACGACGTGCCAGAGCACCTCGGCTACGCCGGCAGGCTGCGCCTGGCCCACCGCGACGCCAGCCTCGACGAGCTCGGGCACCACGCGGACCCGCCGATGACCAAGGACGCGGTCGCCGGCCGCATCCGCCGCCTGCTGGCCATGGCCGACAAGAAGGCTGCGGATCTCGGGGTGCCCGACACCGAGGCGAGCCTCCCGCCCGACCTCGACGTGTGA
- a CDS encoding superoxide dismutase has translation MAEYTLPDLAYDYSALAPSISGTIMELHHSKHHQAYVTGANTALAQLAEARETGNLANVNKLEKDLAFNLGGHVNHSIFWTNMSPDGGDKPTGELAAAIDDHFGSFDAFQAHFAATAMGVQGSGWAVLAWDSIGERIVVLQFFDQQANLPAGIVPLLMLDVWEHAYYLDYRNVRADYVTAFWNIVDWANVQQRFETAREKTSGLLLLS, from the coding sequence ATGGCTGAATACACACTGCCCGATCTCGCCTACGACTACTCGGCGCTCGCGCCCAGTATCAGCGGCACCATCATGGAGCTGCACCACTCCAAGCACCACCAGGCGTACGTGACGGGCGCCAACACGGCGCTGGCGCAGCTCGCCGAGGCGCGCGAGACCGGCAACCTGGCCAACGTGAACAAGCTCGAGAAGGACCTCGCGTTCAACCTCGGGGGTCACGTGAACCACTCGATCTTCTGGACGAACATGTCGCCCGACGGCGGCGACAAGCCGACCGGCGAGCTGGCCGCGGCGATCGACGACCACTTCGGCTCGTTCGACGCGTTCCAGGCGCACTTCGCGGCGACCGCCATGGGCGTGCAGGGCTCGGGCTGGGCCGTGCTCGCGTGGGACTCGATCGGCGAGCGCATCGTCGTGCTGCAGTTCTTCGACCAGCAGGCGAACCTCCCGGCGGGCATCGTTCCGCTGCTCATGCTCGACGTCTGGGAGCACGCCTACTACCTCGACTACAGGAACGTGCGCGCGGACTACGTGACCGCGTTCTGGAACATCGTCGACTGGGCGAACGTCCAGCAGCGCTTCGAGACGGCCCGCGAGAAGACCTCGGGGCTGCTGCTACTGTCATAG
- the gap gene encoding type I glyceraldehyde-3-phosphate dehydrogenase, translated as MSVKIGINGFGRIGRNYFRAALAQGADLEIVAVNDLTDNKTLAHLLKYDSITGRLDATVEFDDENLIVNGNAIKVFSERDPANLPWGDLGVDIVIESTGFFTKAADAKKHIDAGARKVLISAPATGEDATFVLGVNEDEYDPAAHNIISNASCTTNCLAPLAKVFNDAFGIEHGLMTTVHAYTADQNLQDGPHKDLRRARAAAVNIVPTSTGAAKAIGLVLPELVGKLDGFALRVPVPTGSITDLTVTASREVTVDEVKAAYKAAAEGPLKGILKYTEDPIVSSDIVTDPHSSIFDAGLLRVIGNQVKLSSWYDNEWGYSNRLVDLTEFVAERL; from the coding sequence GTGTCCGTCAAGATCGGGATCAACGGCTTCGGCCGCATCGGCCGCAACTACTTCCGCGCAGCCCTCGCCCAGGGCGCCGACCTCGAGATCGTCGCGGTGAACGACCTCACCGACAACAAGACCCTCGCCCACCTGCTGAAGTACGACTCGATCACCGGCCGCCTCGACGCGACCGTGGAGTTCGACGACGAGAACCTCATCGTCAACGGCAACGCGATCAAGGTCTTCTCCGAGCGCGACCCCGCGAACCTCCCCTGGGGCGACCTGGGCGTCGACATCGTCATCGAGTCCACCGGCTTCTTCACCAAGGCCGCCGACGCCAAGAAGCACATCGACGCGGGCGCCAGGAAGGTGCTCATCTCCGCCCCCGCCACGGGCGAGGACGCGACCTTCGTGCTCGGCGTGAACGAGGACGAGTACGACCCGGCCGCCCACAACATCATCTCGAACGCCTCGTGCACCACGAACTGCCTCGCGCCGCTGGCGAAGGTCTTCAACGACGCGTTCGGCATCGAGCACGGCCTGATGACGACGGTCCACGCCTACACGGCCGACCAGAACCTGCAGGACGGCCCGCACAAGGACCTGCGCCGTGCGCGCGCCGCCGCCGTGAACATCGTCCCGACGTCGACCGGCGCGGCCAAGGCCATCGGCCTCGTGCTGCCCGAGCTCGTCGGCAAGCTCGACGGCTTCGCGCTGCGCGTTCCGGTGCCCACCGGCTCGATCACCGACCTCACCGTCACCGCCTCGCGCGAGGTGACCGTCGACGAGGTCAAGGCCGCGTACAAGGCCGCCGCCGAGGGTCCGCTCAAGGGCATCCTGAAGTACACCGAGGACCCGATCGTCTCGAGCGACATCGTGACCGACCCGCACTCCTCGATCTTCGACGCGGGCCTCCTGCGCGTGATCGGCAACCAGGTCAAGCTGTCGAGCTGGTACGACAACGAGTGGGGCTACTCGAACCGCCTCGTCGACCTCACCGAGTTCGTCGCCGAGCGCCTCTAG